TCAAATATTTATGAGTACGACATGCTGAATCAAGTTGGCAAAAACAATCTTATCAACTCGATTGGGCTTGGATATGACCTCATTAAAACTGATACAACAACACTCAACTTCTCGGCAGGACCCGCTGCACAGAGTGTCTGGGGAGGCCCTGGTTGCAATACTGATCAATACTGTGGCAACACTTACTTTGGAAGTAGTGCCCGAATTGGTTTCGACTGGGTGCCAAACAACTTCTTTAATCTTTCGCTAAGCAATCAATTTACAGGCTCCTATGTTGCCGGAGTGTCTCCGAGCAATAACTTCTCAGGAACAATCAAAATCTATCCATTCGGAAACAAAAAGCTTTTCACATCGCTCAATGGACAACTCATTTACAATGCATTAACCACTCCACAAATAGACAATAGTTTTTCATTACAATTTGGCACACAACTTTTTTAAGGTTGTTCAGCTACGACAGCTCCTTCCGCCCCGCGAGGATCAGCCACTCCATAACTACCGCTATTGAATTTCGCCTCCACCCTGTTTGCGGAACCCATGGAGCGAGTGAACCGCAATGCATGGCCTCATTGTTTTAAGAGCTCAAGAGTGACGGGACTGAATCCCTGCTCAAGCTGCAAGGAATCAGGCCAAAGCTGACGATGAATCCTGGGTGTAGCGACACTTGTCGCAAGATACAGACCATGAACAAACC
The window above is part of the Synechococcus sp. WH 8020 genome. Proteins encoded here:
- a CDS encoding DUF481 domain-containing protein — encoded protein: MLLLDGSSRSSIAETVTLTLSNGDKIKGTLIKSESNEQTTVINHPSLGRLEIQANSLKAKPKKKRWTGSFSAGVTGSNTDQDYDLDSTSQLITQYKDEVNLLSFKANTEYDFSRSEDQKKGSTDTNQGQIDLRYSYTFSGKLSAYASNIYEYDMLNQVGKNNLINSIGLGYDLIKTDTTTLNFSAGPAAQSVWGGPGCNTDQYCGNTYFGSSARIGFDWVPNNFFNLSLSNQFTGSYVAGVSPSNNFSGTIKIYPFGNKKLFTSLNGQLIYNALTTPQIDNSFSLQFGTQLF
- a CDS encoding gamma-glutamyltransferase, with translation MVGDGEPLWEQDYDDCSAGVLNRFVHGLYLATSVATPRIHRQLWPDSLQLEQGFSPVTLELLKQ